A single window of Methylomarinum sp. Ch1-1 DNA harbors:
- a CDS encoding glycosyltransferase family 4 protein, whose product MRILVVTQYFWPENFRINDLCAELAKRGHEVTVLTGKPNYPDGEVFKDYRENKSAFISYKGCRIVRVPMLTRGKGSAIKLLSNYISYVFSASLWGGWELRNKQFDVIFVYQPSPVTVCLPAIFIKKCKHIPVVFWVQDLWPETLQAIGVVKSPKLLSLVGCLVRFIYNRCDLVLGQSRAFHRGIAKYCDYATKIHYFPNWSEQIFTQSHIEPVSNIEKCQDTFKVLFAGNIGEAQDFPAILKAAQELKNQQIKAKILIVGDGRMHDWVQSEVVTRGLEQYLYLLGRHPLESMPNFYASADALLVTLKNSPIFKMTIPSKVQSYLAAGKPILTMLSGEGSRVIEEAKCGYIADSGDYEQLASNIVRMSRLSDDELKGLGENAKFYAEREFDRDTLITQLEHWFVEVVKTRDARS is encoded by the coding sequence ATGCGTATCCTCGTTGTCACTCAATATTTTTGGCCTGAGAATTTTCGTATCAACGATTTGTGTGCGGAACTGGCTAAGCGGGGTCATGAGGTAACGGTATTAACAGGAAAACCAAACTATCCCGATGGAGAGGTATTCAAAGATTACCGGGAAAATAAATCAGCCTTTATAAGCTATAAAGGCTGCCGGATTGTCCGTGTTCCTATGCTCACAAGAGGTAAAGGCAGTGCAATAAAATTGCTTTCCAATTACATCTCCTATGTGTTTTCGGCGTCTTTATGGGGGGGATGGGAGCTGAGAAACAAGCAATTTGATGTTATTTTTGTTTATCAGCCTTCACCCGTGACCGTTTGCCTGCCGGCTATTTTCATCAAAAAATGCAAACATATTCCAGTCGTCTTCTGGGTTCAGGACTTGTGGCCTGAAACGCTGCAAGCGATTGGCGTCGTGAAGTCCCCAAAGCTTTTAAGCTTGGTTGGATGCTTGGTGCGCTTTATTTACAACCGCTGTGATTTGGTGCTGGGGCAATCCCGCGCTTTTCATCGCGGCATAGCAAAATATTGCGATTATGCAACAAAAATTCATTATTTCCCTAATTGGTCCGAACAAATATTTACACAATCGCATATCGAGCCTGTAAGTAACATTGAGAAATGCCAAGATACATTTAAAGTATTGTTTGCCGGAAATATAGGTGAAGCTCAAGACTTTCCAGCTATTTTAAAGGCGGCTCAGGAATTAAAAAATCAACAAATTAAGGCCAAGATATTGATTGTGGGCGATGGACGGATGCATGATTGGGTTCAGTCTGAGGTTGTAACGCGTGGTCTTGAACAGTACCTCTATTTGTTGGGCCGTCATCCACTTGAGTCTATGCCAAATTTTTACGCATCAGCTGATGCATTGTTGGTTACCTTAAAAAATAGTCCCATCTTTAAAATGACTATTCCAAGTAAAGTACAATCTTACTTGGCGGCCGGGAAACCTATTTTGACAATGTTGTCAGGTGAAGGTTCTCGTGTGATTGAGGAGGCCAAATGTGGCTATATTGCCGATTCTGGTGATTATGAGCAGTTGGCGAGTAATATTGTTCGGATGTCTCGGCTAAGTGATGATGAATTGAAGGGTTTGGGTGAGAATGCCAAGTTTTATGCTGAAAGGGAGTTTGATCGGGATACGTTGATTACTCAATTAGAACATTGGTTTGTTGAGGTCGTGAAAACACGGGATGCACGCTCATGA
- the wecB gene encoding non-hydrolyzing UDP-N-acetylglucosamine 2-epimerase: protein MKKLKVMTVVGTRPELIRLSLIIKKLDEFCDHVLVHSGQNYDFELNEVFFTDLGIRKPDYFLNAAGAGSAETIGNVIIAIDKVLEEVKPDAMLVLGDTNSGMAIMPAKRRKIPTFHMEAGNRCFDQRVPEEINRRVIDHMSDVNLTYSTIAREYLLREGLPADLVIKTGSPMYEVLEAFKNEIDSSDVLTRLGLQEHSFFVVSAHREENIDSEKNFLKLVDALNTVAETYRMPVIVSTHPRTQKRVDAMGVNFHPEVHLLKPLGFIDYNQLQVSAKAVLSDSGTINEESSILNFPALNLREAYERPEGMEEGAVMMVGLSSERLLQALAVLDKQSRGDKRLLRLVDDYSMPNVSDKIVRIIHSYTDYVNRVVWKKY from the coding sequence GTGAAAAAATTAAAAGTTATGACAGTGGTGGGGACGCGCCCCGAATTAATTCGATTATCGTTAATTATTAAAAAGCTGGATGAATTTTGTGATCATGTTTTAGTCCATTCCGGGCAGAACTACGATTTTGAACTGAATGAGGTTTTCTTTACCGACTTGGGCATTCGCAAACCCGATTATTTTTTAAATGCGGCGGGTGCTGGGAGCGCAGAAACGATAGGCAATGTGATTATTGCAATTGATAAGGTTTTAGAGGAAGTCAAGCCAGATGCGATGTTGGTATTAGGGGATACCAATAGCGGCATGGCGATAATGCCCGCAAAACGCAGAAAAATACCAACCTTTCACATGGAAGCCGGGAATCGTTGTTTCGATCAGCGTGTGCCTGAAGAAATAAACCGTCGTGTCATCGATCATATGTCTGATGTCAATTTAACCTATAGCACGATTGCGCGAGAATATTTGCTGCGTGAAGGTTTGCCGGCGGATTTGGTGATCAAGACAGGGAGTCCGATGTATGAAGTGCTGGAAGCCTTTAAGAATGAAATTGATAGTTCGGATGTCTTAACTCGGTTAGGTTTGCAGGAACATTCGTTTTTTGTGGTGAGTGCGCACCGGGAAGAAAATATCGACTCGGAGAAGAATTTTTTAAAGTTAGTTGATGCTTTAAATACGGTCGCTGAAACTTATCGAATGCCGGTGATTGTTTCTACGCATCCACGAACTCAAAAGCGAGTAGATGCCATGGGCGTCAATTTTCATCCCGAGGTGCATCTATTAAAGCCTCTTGGCTTCATCGATTACAATCAGTTGCAGGTTTCCGCAAAAGCCGTTTTGTCTGATAGTGGAACGATTAATGAAGAATCCTCCATTCTAAATTTCCCAGCATTAAATCTGCGGGAAGCCTATGAACGACCCGAGGGAATGGAAGAAGGCGCTGTAATGATGGTTGGGTTGAGTTCCGAGAGGTTGTTACAAGCATTGGCGGTATTAGATAAGCAATCTCGAGGCGATAAGCGTTTGTTACGACTGGTCGATGATTATTCAATGCCGAATGTGTCTGACAAAATCGTGAGGATAATTCATAGCTATACCGATTATGTGAACCGAGTCGTTTGGAAGAAGTATTGA